GACGTTTAATTTTCTCTTCAAAGAATACCTGACTTTTGTGTAAAACTCTCAGAACtcataaaagaaagaataaagtaCTACTATGTAACTGGTACGTtaagaaacatacaaaaaacaCTTTGACTTTAAAATCCAATGAAACGTTTGTTAGTGGTAAATCTTGCCATCTTAAGTATCATTAACTTTTAATTACGGACCAACTCAAAATAGGGTAGCTCGGCCTAACTGTAGCCATTAACATGCTTTGTTCTCCACACCACAACGGCTCGTAGCCCTGACAATATTCATGCGTAACGTTAAAAAGTACCGTTACTCGTATGCATCGTTTTTacttgaaataaataaataaccgtATGCACCTTTAATATATGAGAGACAAATGTAAATTAGAGTTGACACATTTGTAAGCTagataataaaattaaagttatgAACTATATCTTCTGCTAAAGAGggtaaaaatacaataaaaatcaagTTGTACAGGTAAAGATGATAAACAttgtaaaactaaataattttaaaattctttattAGTCTAAAATTTTgccaaatttaaaataagataattttttttggtgataaaaAGAAGAGGGTAACTATGGggaaaaattattaaagtttATTTCCCTCTCGTAGTCAACCTTTCCTATTTGTNAAATTATGTTATTTGGgactattttacaaaaaaaaaaaatctcaatatttaagaaaagaaaacttatcTCAGAAATACTTgtgataatttattaaattagtaaaCACATATCAAAAGTTACTATATCTTATAACAATCTATGATTCTTCGATAAATTCAATTAGATTACAAAcaattatatatcttttgaaaaaaaactatatatattttggtgtagACAACTCACCAGgatttattacaaaatcaaacaacagatttgttttcttgtttctctcactaataaatatattctaaaacattttgttttgtaattaaaaCGGACATTTATTTagcaaatgagagagagatttacaCACTTTAATACTTGGTACGGATATTCCGAACCTAGCTCCGAACGCGCACAAAAACACGTTTTCGCTCCAAACCACAACAGACGGGCCTCTATATAAACAGCATCCACCATCTCCTATTCTCTTCACATATATTGAAAACAATATACAAACGAGTGacacaaactcaaaccaaacaaaagaatttgtagcaagaaaaagaaaagaaaaaaaagcaaaccaaatggGGATCATTGTTCCAATTCTCACCCTTGTTTTCCTCTTGTTTGCTAAAGTGAGCCATGGTGCCTCCACCCCTAGGGTGATTCTGGTCGGCGGATCTGTGGGAGCTTGGAAGGTCCCTGATTCTCCCAACAACACTCTCAATCACTGGGCCGAGAACACCCGTTTCAAAGTCGGCGACTTCCTTGGTACTATATCTCTATCTTGATCTTCATTTTCTGATATATAATATGCTTTAGCTGTAACCATGCAAGATTATTGTCAAAAAGTAGTGAAATGAAGGGAAgttcatgttatatataaatggtcttatttttggtttggtttccatgtgtatatataaatattagagTTTTAATGTTTGATATATTTGTGCATGTGGAATAGTGTGGAAGTACGACATGAAAGTAGATTCAGTACTAGAAGTGACAAAAGAAGATTACGATAGCTGTAACACAGCAAAGCCCTTGAAGCAATACAAGGATGGACACACTGAGGTTCATCTTGACAAATCTGGCCCTTACTTCTTCATTAGTGGTGCTCCTGGAAACTGCGCTAAAGGTGAAAAGATTACTCTTGTTGTTTTGTCTGAACGACCATCCGGTGATGGCAGTGTCGCTCCTAAGGCTTCTCCTGTTAGCCCTACAGCTCCGGCTCCAGCTCCCCATAACGCTGCTGGTGGAATGAAGGTTGCAAGCGGTTGGTTCTTGACCACAGTTGTGATTGGTTTGGCTATGGCTTAATTAGAAAAGTCAATCGAGagattgtagtttttttttactaagttCAATCTTTTAgctaaatttagtttttgtttttccagattgttgaagtttcttttgttccTTTAGTTTTCATCATCATAAGATATCTATCTTTCTGTTTTATGTTAAGTGTTTGGGATATTTTCACTCTCAAAgcttttaatttatagtttgttcTTGCGATTCGaatctaaaattataaataaaaacctcAACAAGGgaactaaatattttcatatatttttacaaacgTCAATCGTCAATCATATACTGTAAATAGGAGATTTGTTGACTCAATAGTTAATACAAAGAGATTTTGACcacatttaattatattaatggGTAATATAGGATTCATTTTagaaagtaaatataatttatgtaccAAAATGAAGTTGTAAAAGGAggtaattataaaaaaactgtAACCTAAGAGGATAAGTAGTGGCTTACTCTCTCTAAAAGGAAAAGATAATATCTGTCATGCTACGATAGTACGATGTTATATCCAAATTTCATTTTGAGATTTGTCTTACATGTATTAccataatatattgattatattCTAATCAAGATCTTCCTTGATTATGTTGCTAATGCTAATGTGGAAATAAGATGATCAGGCCAACTGGATAATGTGCTAATCCATTTCCATTAGggtattaaatcaataatactgttttttttttctttttaaattgaTTTCAAAACTGATACACATGTACTTTCTCCTCAATGTTActtacacatacatatatatctttgaaTTCGAACAAGTTTGTCATTCACAATTAATAATATGCCCGTTTTATTAATTTCAGTGTCACCGTTTCTGAATCAAATTATCAACGCTTTTTTTCTCCAACAGCCGTAAGAGATTAAATTCTAATAACGTACGTAAGAAGtagtaaatttattattaagagagttttttttcaaacaaattaaaatttggtttagaTTCTGATTTTGTATGAAACAATGATACAACGTTAAGAGGAGGAAAAAAGCAATTACAAAAGTCAAAACCCACGTATCGTTAATTATCACTTAATGGGCCATCATCATTAATCAATGACTTTAAAAGGCCTTTATTTATATTGGCGGGCCCTtcacatacaaaacaaacaacatgtaGTCAATATCACAAACGAGGAAACTACAATCCGCCTgctttttcataaaaaaaggACACACAGTTGATGAATAGAAAGTGAAAACAGTAGAGCAAAGAAACACCCCCCTGAGATAAGCttggaaggaagaagaagatgacacgGATTACATGAGCAAATCTGACGCATGTTTTGTGCTCGAGAGATTCCGCCATGGATGTCGCTTCTGCTCGGAGCATCTCTTCACACCCTCCATgtatatgcttcttcttcttcttcttcattaattTTGTATCTTTATCTGTTTAATACAATTACtaactttgttttcttaattcatgTTCTCAGATTATAGAAACCCGATTTGTTCATCACAGTTATCGTTGATTCGGGTACTAATTTcgctttttcttttaatttaggtTTCCTTACTGCTTTGTGATTAATTCGTAGTTTCTGCTATGGAAGCTTAATTAAGATTGTTAACTTGGTGACGTTTTTGCTATTTTATCCATAAAACAAATGATGaagtcaagtttttttttggatttagttGAACAATGAACATGAAGGTTTCTTAAAATTGTTCTTACtctatgaaatttatttggagatgCAGCTTTCGAGAGATAAAGTATGTTGCTTTGGTCGTATTTCGAATGGCATAGCGAGCTTTAGTACTTCCCTTCATGGTAAGGCAACCAAATTGCccttttgattatatatatttatcagcAGACTCTTCAATTGAAAGCTACAGTTTTTATCTTTATCTCTTGATGCTATCTTTGTTATATAGAAAGACTTGTAGATTCTATATACTACATACTCATTCTGGTTTTTGAGATTATATTGAGTTAGttatacaaatatttgttttggcGTGAGATGGATCTTTTTTAGCTCATTACTTGCTTTGCTTTCCATGATTCTTCTTTAGCTGTTCCGAGTGGAAGAAATTTGAGTGAAACAAGACGTACTGGCTTTCAATTGTGTAACCGCTCTTTAAGTTGGGATCCTTTCAGATTTCATGATAAGAAATCACATAGATTAAGTGAATTGGCAAGAACTATCACTGTGAGATCAGATTTTTCTGGAGCTGCAACCCCTGAAGCTTCTTACCCGGaaccaggttttttttttttttttttttttggctaaaccTTTTGTGAACATATTTTTGTCTGTTTTGGTAGATTACAACTTTGTTTCCTAATCTCTATACACAATTCTGTCTTGTTCTTTCAACTTTGAAGTGCAGAGATTAAGTTGAGCTCAAGACTCAGAGGGGTATGCTTTTGCGTTGTTGCTGCCGTTTCTGCCATTGTTCTCATTGTCCTGATGTTAGTTGGTCATCCGTTCGTCCTTCTCTTCGATCGCTATAGGAGAAAATTCCATCACTTCATCGCTAAACTTTGGGCTTCCATAAGCATTTATCCGTTTTACAAAATCACCATCGAGGGTTTGGAGAATCTGCCATCATCAGATACTGCTGCTGTATATGTTTCAAACCACCAAAGTTTCCTGGATATCTACACACTTCTCAGTATTGGAAAAAGCTTCAAATTCATCAGCAAGACAGGGATATTCGTAATTCCCATTATCGGTTGGGCTATGTCAATGATGGGTGTCGTTCCCTTGAAGCGGATGGACCCAAGAAGCCAAATGGTATGTTAACTATATGTTTCTCCCACACTCCCCAAGTGTTTGTTTTGAGCAGATGGATCCTTTTAACTCTTTTGCAATTTACAGGATTGCTTAAAACGTTGCATGGAACTACTAAAGAAGGGAGCATCAGTATTTTTCTTCCCAGAAGGAACACGGAGCAAGGATGGTCAATTAGGTCCTTTCAAGGTATACACAATCTCACGATTCTTCTTGATCATTCATATGTTTTGTTCTGTGTGTTGACATAAAGATGCTTGTGATATATTACAGAAAGGCGCATTTTCGGTGGCTGCAAAGACGGGAGTTCCAGTAGTACCAATAACGCTAATGGGAACAGGCAAGATCATGCCAACGGGTAGTGAAGGAATACTGAACCATGGGGAAGTCAGAGTTATCATCCATAAGCCAATACATGGAAGCAAAGCGGATGTTCTTTGCAAGGAAGCCAGAAGCAAGATTGCAGAATCTATGGATCTCTTAAGCTGATCTCAGATGTTATTTTTGCGTTGTCTGATAAACAATGAGAAGCCATAATTTCACATGTGGTAAAGATTAAAATATGTTGAGATTTCTTTAGTCAAAATTCTGATGTTCCCTTGAAAATATTTGCAAGAAAATGTCAATTTTGGTTCAAGAGATGTCAGTTTTACGCATAGGCCAGAGTATGAAGTGCTTGCAAAGGCTTCTCTAAGGTTTACAGGGTTTTGCTTTTTTGGATTCCAAGTTGAGAAATCTCTACGGCTTTTATGACCTTACTGGTCTTACTCTCACACATGTTTTTCTTCTCAATAGTGTCTGTAAATCATTTATAGAAATCCCCATAACTGGAAACTGTCAATGTGATAATTATTACTGGCTTTTCATGTGACTACCATATATACTTGCGTGTAACAAGCATATAATTATCTTATCTATTGCATAATGTATGATCTTAAttctttttaagtttcaatCCTTTGATCTGATTGTCTATCACTTGTGTTATGCAGTTTTGAGGGCCATAGAGAAAGTTTATAGATAGAAATAGCATAACATTCATAGCGACGGTTTAACAAACGACATTTAAAGTTCTGACTCTTGACACAGAAGCAAACTGAAAGCATAACTAAACCGAAAGCATAATAATCCGTCTCTAAGTAGCTCTAGACTCTTGCAGACTTAATTGTAATAGGATAGGGGATAGATAGCGTTCATATATACGCCATTGTTGGAGTCTTGGAGACTTCAGTTGTTGAGAATCTGCACTTGGGGGCAATTCTGCTTCACCATGTTATTCCACCTGAACTGCGGACGCAAACTTCTTTCAGCTTCTTGCAGTTCGACGCAATCTTGAGTATGGATGCATCAGTGACACTTGGGCAGGAAGTAAGCCAGAGCACCACAAGATCAGGGCAACTGAGACAAGaaatgaaaacattaaacacaATACGAGTGATATGTCTAAGATTCTATCATGCAACGCTTGGAATTATAAGTCTGGCTAAAACTGACGCGAGCAAACTTATAGCAGATCTCAACACCATGTATTACTACCCTGATCCATGATGACAAAAACTATCCTATCTAAATTGATTTATTGCACTTTCCTCTGTTCAGGTTCAATATTGTAATATACATGGCACATTGCAAGCATGCTCAGTTTCCTTTGAATTCTCTTGAGgaatccatgattttatttccCACTTAAATGCAAATTTGTGATATACTACATAGCTAAAATCAAAATGCAGAACTAATATAGACAGTTTGACACAGTTAAACCGTAAACTTTATGGTTTAGTATACAAACGAAGTTTCTCGGGTAGATTAGACAGACTCATCAACATCATAATCATTTTCActacattgatttttttctggAACCCATGAGGGCAAGACTCGCTTTTTAAAGTTTctagacagaaaaaaaaataaaactaaaagaaaagaagagtgcAGTCACTTACTTATCAGCAACGTAGGAGATGGATTTGTCAGTGCAGAGCTTGATCTTGATACTCTTCAAGCCACCCTCGCTCCTATCGACAAAAGCCTGGAGAAGGGCGTCCATCTTCTCCTCCATGGCATCCCAGTCGAACTCACCAGAGGCCGGAAGCGGAGCAGTGCGAGTTCCAAAGTCAAAGGCACTGTAAACGGCCATGTTTCCAGATTTCGACCATGGCTTGCAGACTTGCATTGGGCCGTCCAACATCTCATCAACAGTTAGCTTCGAGAAGACTTCGAGCAAGCAATCAGGTGTTAAGTTAGCCCACTCACTCGAACTTTCGGATCCCTTACTACCCTCGTTGCTCATTTTCGTtgcactctttgttttttttttctctgttttttgtttttgtttttcgtttttgtttttcgttttacTCTGTCTGTTGATAATCGACTAgctttatatagatattttgtgagcaatgaaaatattgaaatgttggagtttttaaaattacaattttagaacacttctttctgtttttgcaaTAAGAGAGCTTGTGCTTTTCCGCATGTTAAAAAGCTTAGGCAAGTAAGACCAGAGAGTTGAATACGTACACTGACGAAATTAGTACATCTGTCTGACTGTTACCAgtgaagtttaaaatatttgtatctgATTCCTTTATcgacataatatatatttatcagaTTCTAATATTTTGTGTATCTGCGTAACATAAGTTATATGTATCCTATCCAAATTTCGTTTTAGGTCATTTTAGTAAaacatgtataaaaaaaatctatcaagaTAGAATGATGAATATCTGGTCCAACGGTCATGTTATGACTCAATTGGTTTTTTCTTATCGAGGACCAGATGATCTCCTTTCCACAGtaatgtttagtttttttcccgTATTCTTAAGAGGAGCTGAAGATACAATCACCAAGATATAAAGAAATTAGAAACTGTTTAGTATGAACAAGAACAATCACTACTAATAGTAGTCTACTATATATATCGATCGTTCAAACCAAACTTTTAATCACGAATATAACTTTCTTTTAATGTGATctactcacttttttttttgttattaattatcattatatattagcaacacttttatttatttaaatatccAGGGAGAAACGCTAATATGTTATTTTGGAAAATGTAAAAGtatgttttcttgtaaaaaaaaatgtgtttatgcctcatgataaaaaaaatgttctcacgtaattaatttatttttccatcatGATTATTAGCTTACCCTACATGatgtataagatattttatgatcGTATTTATATCAGATGAGGACGAATCGATGTAACGAATTGTGTgtgaatttttgaaaaaagagaaaaaaaaaaaaaaaaagcaaatagcGGGACTGTGAGTCAAAGTTGAAAACGATCGACTAGGCGTACTTTCTTTATGCCACATTGATGAATGTATGATTCTAGTGTAACTAAAAAGTAAGAACACGCAAAATTGATGAGTTTAAaatgattcagtttttttttttttttttgttggacaaaCATATGTTTCATTCTATTAAAACAGAACAGAATATACAAATAAAGGATCAAAATTTAATACATAACAAAGAGAGATAGAAGTAAATAGAGGTCATCGAGATTGTAGTCTTGAGAGCTGTGCGCCAAATCCTAGTAAAGGTTTTAGAATATATGAGTTCAAGCAATAACGATGCAGCTTCCAAGAGCAAGTCGATGGAAGAAGAGGTGACCACTGTCTTGTATCGAAGACCAAGTGGTGTTGAAATAGCCAAAGTTGAGATGCTCACCGAGGTGAGGATGTCTACCCGAAGGATAGCTTTGTCATGAGGTCGAGCAGGGTTGAGGATACTCTGGTTGAGGGTCAGTAGAGAGTTGAAGGAGGTGAATGGATTCGATGTAAATCTATGGAAGTTGTAGTGGTAACACCCACTCCATGGAGATGGGTCATAATGCCATGGTACTTCAAGAGCTTAGGGAATAAAGAGTTCACAAAGGAAGCTAAAACCAGGATACACAAGCAAAAAGTTTGGAACCGTAATATAAAAGatggatcctctctgccatgaaaatggtgatcaagaattccacacagATTACACATACGGTGAGACACTGATAGATAGAACACAAACCTGGGCTTCAAGCGGGAGGATGGCTGCAGGGTAATGAGAACAATAAGGCTCACCAAAGAAGCTACTAACTGGTGCAAAATAAACATGTAAAGCCACAACAAACcaggtggatcctctctgccatgaaaatggtgatcaagaattccacacaaggtgtttaaaaatttagacaCGGACAAGGGAACAATAGACCTGAGCTTCATAAAGGGGGATGGGTTTTGGGGTTTAAGTAAAGCTTGGTAAATCCAGTTTTTGAAGCCAACAGACAATGTCACAAAATGAGCAAGTACCATAGTTCCGACAAACCCTTAGAACATCCAAGACAACCTAGCTAAATGGGTTCTCtgatgcagtcttcggacaccGAGGATAGCCAAAGAGACTAGATAAAGTTGATAGGATAACAGGGGGTTATAAAGTGAGAACCTGGGCTTTTGAAGGTTGGACAAGATCTTGCATTCGATGTGGTAGTCCAATAGCAAAAGTAGATCTGTCGAGCCCCAGGGGTGTCTGGGATTCAAGGCGATAGTCCAATATCGGAGAAAACGCAATGCTCTGAAAGTTTCCTCACCAACCGCCGTCTCCGTCTCTGCCTGCCAGGGCTCGGGTGACTTTGTCGTAGAGGGGACTGTAGAGACGATTACCATTCAGGATCTAGAGTTAGAAGAGAAAAGGGACATGATTTTCGCCGGTAGTGAGGCTGGGTCGGGGTTACAGATAGAAGAGATTGTCAGTCTCCTCCAACCGCTGTGTTGGGTGATGCGCGAGCCTATGCCTGGATCCGATTGAGTGAAGTGGGTAAGCGAAGGTTgcaaaagaaaactcaaaagggaaaaaagaaattgaataaGAGGTCTAAGAAAACAGGGAAAGCAGAGAAAGAAAGCTAATGTCGAGATACCCCGACGCCGATGAGCAATAGCCCCACCGGCATCGGAAAATTTTGTCGGTAGCGGCACCTCGATATTCGAGCTTGGGAGAGAAAGTTTCTTAAATATGCTTCCATGGATCCTTTACttatttttgtatgtaaatattgaatggaaaaagaaaaggagaaacatGGCTGTTTAAAACGACTcagtaaaaactaaaattcagaAGATTCAGTAAAACCCATCATATCTAAAAGGGTGGAGATGTGGAGTCAACTTTGAAAACGACTGGGGTACTTTCTTTGCCACATGATATACtgtatacagtatatattaattggtttgtataaagtaaaagtaaaaacacGCATATTGGATGAGTTTAAAACGACTCAGTAAAATTCGTTTGCTAAAAGATTCTACGAAGACTATGATCATAATTCTGTTACTGTGGACAGTACCTTTTCGTCATTCTCTTAAGTAAGTGAGGGAtattaaaccgaaccaaaccacgTTGATccttttaaattgaaaaaaaaaaagtatattaaaaagttaaagGTAATATGTATAGTGGATATAACGGcaatatatattctttcttGGTTTGCAACCTTTCCGGCTTTCCCCATGTCACATGCATGGACCAAGAGAGCTGTATTGTATGCCTCCTAAGTCCtaaccaacacaaacataataCCCGATccattctttatatttttctttttttggataaagGGGTTTCTAACCCATTCCAACTTTGTAATGAGGATGTTAGAAATCAACACATTTATGATAAGTAAGCAAAAGAAATGGGTTAGAACCCCCTTtatccaacaaaagaaaaaagattaatattttctaaacaaaaatattaaatgggTTAGAAACCCTTTTTTCGTGTTAACCTACGCTAAAATCAATAGAGAGTTTAGGAGTAcctaaacaaaaggaaaaagattaaggggtgtattgaaactatgattttggagaattttatAGGAAATTTGTAatcttgatagattttagggaagttgatatgattttctgtaaaaatttttcaaattccaCCTTAAACCATGAATTTGAATTTccgtatttttaactaaacaaatcctctcaaatcctgtAGAATCcctaaaattcattaaaatctaaattcacaaactgttttgaataaaagtgtattttaaagtaaaattttaaattatcattttaataacagtggattttaatagaatttttaaaattcatgattgaatagcatatgattaataaattttacacaaatcatttaaaatgtcaagttgaatacaccccctaataGTTTAACATGTTATATTGGaatgatttaattttagtttgaaTTAAACATTCGAAACCCATGAGAGTGAAGTGTTTCATGAGCTTCTTATGGATATTGTGGTGTTTTGTTTGGAAACCTCTTATCaattatctcttcttcttttttttcctattatttaattttttatagtgTTAGATATTCTCTTAGACCATCTTTACTAGGAAGTACTCTATGGGTTTCTCTCACATTTGGGCCCAATTTGTGAATAAAAAACCCATTTATGAGTCCAAAAGAAGAGTATCGGTGTTGTGGGAAGGAATCGGAGCAACCGATACTctaccaaataaatatttaaaaaattcttctctctctcgacgAAGCTTCAAGTTATGGCTGAACCAAATCAGATCCCACGGAAGAGGATGCGATTCTCGTCTCCTTCAGCTACAGAGATCCTCGCTACTAAAAAATCATTGCATCACCAGCGAATCGCATCTCAAACTGTTAACCGATCTCGCGTCCATCATTCATCACCGTCACTCTCCGGAATCATGCTTTTGATCCTTGTGTTTTAGACTGTATAGGGATGAACCATCTTTGTGTTTTAGATTGTAGAGGTAATCATGCTTTTGATCCTAGTTGAACAAACAATAACACTTGACGGTTTCTTAGGAGTATAGCTGAATGTCAAAATACGAACTTTTTAGTTTACTTGTTCATTCAGATGACTATTCCACAATGGGTTTGGTTGATTTATCTGTGCTTGCGTCTTTTGTTAGCTCTTGTGGGTTTTGGGAGTTAATCCTTGTTTATTGACTCTTGTTGTCATTTGAAAAGCTGTGACATTTCCTCGAGTTCTTTGAAATAggtcttcctctgttttcttcgtTTGTGTGATTGGATTTTGGAATTGTTGGAACTTGTAGGTGAAGAGGAAGATAGACTTGGTTTATGGCGGAGGAATTGTTGGCTTGATGGGTTTGATATCCAGGAGAGTCTATGAAGGTGGTTTCCATGTACTCGGGTTAGTTTTAAGAGTCTCCAAACAGGCTTTGTAACTCTCTCAATCTCCTTCATTTCCAAACTTCTTTGATGGGTTTTTGATTGGATTCTCTTGTGATTGCAAGATCATTCCCAAAGCTTTGATGCCTATTGAGGTATGTATCTTTTTCCCCTATGAAGTAGCAAACTTGGCTGGAGTTTTGAAGTTTTATCTAGCTCTTGGTTCTTGTCTGCGTTCATATGATTTAAGATCAGGAGAGAAACaatgttcttgatttttgtttctagttaAATATGAGGATTGTGAGACCTTTTTCACCTCAATCTCATGAATTGGATTTCTTCAGATATCTGGTGAGACTGTGGGAGATGTACGAGTTGTTGCAGACATGCACGAGCGAAAGGCTGCAATAGCACAAGAAGCTGAGGCCTTCATTGCACTCCCTGGTgagaaaacatattttactaattaattcTAGCAAGTTCTAAAACTGAAAGTTTTGGTCTTGATAATCACGGGTTATATCGTTACAGGAGGTTACGGAACAATGGAGGAGTTGCTGGAGATGATAACATGGTCACAAATTGGTATCCATAAGAAGACGGTATTTTAACATGTACTTTGATCGGTCGTCGAAGCAGTAGGCTACTAATACCTCTGCTGATTcgtttgaaattgtttatgcaGGTTGGTCTATTGAATGTTGATGGATACTATAACAATTTGCTTACTTTATTTGACACTGGTGTCGAAGAAGGTTTTATCAATCCCGGTGCACGTAATATTGTGGTTTCTGCTGCAACAACCAAAGAGCTTTGGAGAAGATGGAGGTACGTTAACTTGGCCttccctttttcttcttgttatgAGGTTTTCTATCTTATAGAGAATAAATTATTGGTTATCTCATAGTGAACACAATCTCCTTGATGCTAGACATTTTTGGTATCATAGTGTAAAACATAATCTTGGTAGGAGTATGTTTAAACTGCAGAGTCCACCAATATTGTTTCTGCAACTTACGCATACTCTTGTCAGGAATATACTCATTCTCACAAGCATGTTGCATCGCACGAAAGCTGGAAAGCcgaagaacaagaaaacaagcagcAATAAAAGCACTATTATTGTTAGCATATTCtactttcatttcaaatttagtCTCTAATTTATTTGCAGAATCTACAATGTGTAtaagaaaaactcaaatcttaTTGCAATATGAAACAGCAAATTGGATCCCAATATGAAAATGTTGTTGATTATGTAAAAGATTGAGCAACCTTCTTTGGGTTCTCTAGTAAAGgaatgattttgcaaaaatactcttagAGTTGTTTtacttaaattagtattaattatatgatagATTAATTTGAGAGTAACTTAGGAGAGGTAATCCACTAATGACGCTCTTAATAACCTCCCAATGGAGGTGTTCTTAAAGAGATATGCCAGAAAAGAAGTTTCGGTCATAAAATTA
The sequence above is a segment of the Camelina sativa cultivar DH55 chromosome 10, Cs, whole genome shotgun sequence genome. Coding sequences within it:
- the LOC104717133 gene encoding early nodulin-like protein 1 yields the protein MGIIVPILTLVFLLFAKVSHGASTPRVILVGGSVGAWKVPDSPNNTLNHWAENTRFKVGDFLVWKYDMKVDSVLEVTKEDYDSCNTAKPLKQYKDGHTEVHLDKSGPYFFISGAPGNCAKGEKITLVVLSERPSGDGSVAPKASPVSPTAPAPAPHNAAGGMKVASGWFLTTVVIGLAMA
- the LOC104717134 gene encoding 1-acyl-sn-glycerol-3-phosphate acyltransferase 1, chloroplastic, which codes for MDVASARSISSHPPYYRNPICSSQLSLIRLSRDKVCCFGRISNGIASFSTSLHAVPSGRNLSETRRTGFQLCNRSLSWDPFRFHDKKSHRLSELARTITVRSDFSGAATPEASYPEPEIKLSSRLRGVCFCVVAAVSAIVLIVLMLVGHPFVLLFDRYRRKFHHFIAKLWASISIYPFYKITIEGLENLPSSDTAAVYVSNHQSFLDIYTLLSIGKSFKFISKTGIFVIPIIGWAMSMMGVVPLKRMDPRSQMDCLKRCMELLKKGASVFFFPEGTRSKDGQLGPFKKGAFSVAAKTGVPVVPITLMGTGKIMPTGSEGILNHGEVRVIIHKPIHGSKADVLCKEARSKIAESMDLLS
- the LOC104717135 gene encoding putative F-box/LRR-repeat protein 19; this translates as MSNEGSKGSESSSEWANLTPDCLLEVFSKLTVDEMLDGPMQVCKPWSKSGNMAVYSAFDFGTRTAPLPASGEFDWDAMEEKMDALLQAFVDRSEGGLKSIKIKLCTDKSISYVADNCPDLVVLWLTSCPSVTDASILKIASNCKKLKEVCVRSSGGITW